TGAACAGCTGTGGCAGGTACCAGCCACCTTGCGAGAGCATCGCCACCAGGCCGAACACGAGTGTGCTTTCGGTCAGCTTGGAGAAGAAGAGCGGCAGGATGGTGCTAGAGGCGATGAACGACAGGCCGAACCAGAAGAGGGCCAGCTCGAGGATGCTCACCGTCAGATTCCAGCGGTAGTTGCGCTCGACCTCGAGCTGAAGCTGAGCCCCTTCGAACGAGGCGTATGGCCGGTCGAGCTCGAGCAGCCGGCGCAGCATGCGGCGGGAGGATGACATGATCGACGGATTCCCTTCTCAGGGAAGCGGCCGGCCCAGCCAGCCTTGGCTCGCCAGACTCCACGCCGGTTCCCCAGCCTGCGCTGGGCCCCCCCCGCCAGCCCCGCATTCTAGCATTCTACCGGCCTCCGGCTGTCGGCTCCAGCTCGAGACCCTAGCCGCCAAAACGGAAATCGACCGTGGTTGCGGGGCGTATAATTAGGATAGAGACTATCAGAATAGGGATCCGCGCGCATCTGGGGCCTAAGGCCTCAACCCCACCCGGAGCACACCGGGTGTTCGCGGCCAAGGAGTTGCCGATGCCCCCCCTCAAGTATCACAGCGGCCAGCGGTCGATCCAGGAAGAAGCCAAGACGACACACGTGGCAGCCAATCTCGCCAGTTGGGTGGGCCCGGTGGGCGAATTCGCCCAGCTTGCGGACCTCGCCCTCTTGGCGAACTGGCAACAAGAGGATCTGGCCTTCACCATCCTGAGCGGCAAGCCTCCGCTGGTGCAGGTGGATCCGCATGCCCCCCATCGGCTGCTGCTTCCCTCGCCGATTGGGGAACGGCTGCCTGCCCTCACCCGCTGCGGCGGCCTGTTCATCCATCTGGGCCAGGCGCGCCGGGTGCGAGTCAATGGGGAGCTGACCCACCGGCCGGACGGTGTCGAGCTGGTGGGTGACGAGACCTTCACGTTGTGCCGCAAGTACATGTCGCCCTCCGAAGCGCTGAGCACGGGACTGTGGGTCGGGCCGCAGCTGCGCGAGCCGATTGCCATCGACGATCCCTGGGCGGCCGGCGTGGTTGGAACGGCCGATGTCTCCTTCCTTGCCAGCCTGAGCCCTGACCAGCATCCGGATGTTGCCCATCGCGGGGGACCTCCGGGATTCCTCCGCTTCGAACCCGAACATCGCTCCCTCGAGTGGACCGAATACCTGGGCGACGGAGTTTTCAAGAGCGCGGGCAACATCCGCGCAACCGGGGTGATGACCCTGTTGGTGCCAGACGTGATCACCGGAGATGCTGTGGAGTTGGTGGGCCGGGGCTCCTACACCAACATCCGCATGGAGCGCCGGGAGCGGGTTGACCCTCTGATCCAGGACAGAGAGCCCTACCCGGTTCAGGGCAGGCTGGCCTGCAGCCTCGATCGGGCCTACAAGCTACATGGCGCCATGGCACCGCGCGCTCCGTCGAAGAATGGCCGCAAGTTCACAGCCGACGCCCATGTCGACGAACAAGCTCCACAGTAGGTGCCATCGGCCGCGAGCCTGAAATCTCGTGCCGAGCGCCTCCAGCCCCAGGCGTGGCAACCCGGCTGCGCGCCGCGCCGGTCAGCTTCGACACTGACGGCAACAGCCGACCTCCCCAGGATTTCGCGCCCCCACCGAGGGCCGCAACCTGATTCCCAACGGGCCTGAATATCAAGTGCAGGGCATCTAGGACCGCCGCAGCGGGCGATGAACCCCAGCACCCTGCGCCGCCAGCAGGAGACCGAGGGCTTGACCCATGGTTCCCAGCCGTCGGAAGGTTGGGGTACGCCTCGGCGCACTCCGGGGTCCCGCCCAACTGGCATCTCGCCGGGGTGCGAACGGCACGCCGTCTTCCGGCGGCTTGGCGCAAGACCCCCCTCCGGATGCGGGCGTCCATCGAACGGACTGGCTCGCCGTTCCCGCCTCCCCACAGGGCTCAGCTCCCGGCGCCGCTCGTCGTGGCGTTCCATGGGGCAGGGGGGACGGCTCTCGGCATGTGCCGGATGAAGGGCGGGATGCTCGAACTCGCCAGGACGCGGGCGTTCATCCTGGTCTGCCCACATGGGCTGGAACGGCATAGGAATGGCGGTCGGCTCATCACCCGCCGGCGCGCCCAGGCCGAACACACCGAGGACGTCGGATTCCTGGCCGCCGTGGTCGAAGATGTACCAGCCCTGGTTCCAATGGACCCATGGCGAGCGTGTGCTGCAGGTATCTTCAACGGCCGACAGATGAGCTTCCGTCTGGCCGGCGAACGCTCCGGCCTGGTCAGCGCCGTCGCTCCGGTGGCAGCCTTGATGGCGGACAGCCTGGAGGCGGGCCGGCGAAGCCGGTCTCGTTGATGATCCTCAACGGCGCGGACGACCCTCGCGTGCCCTACGAGGGCGGGGGGATCGGTTGCGGTCGTCAGGACCTCGGCCGCGTCCGTTCGGCCGAAGGGGTCGTGGACCTGTGGGCGGAGATCAACGCCTGTACGGATCGGCTCGCGGTGGACCCCCTTCCCGAGCAGGTCCCGGGCGATGGCACCCGTTTCCGTCGGCTGAGCTACTCGGAGTGGGCAGACGGGAGCCGGGTGGCGCTGTACGAGATCGAAGGAGGGGGGAATACCTGCCCGCCAGCCTCATCGACCGGGTCAGCCAGGAACTCGCCGGTAGCCAGGCCATCGGGGGGTTCTCCAGTTCGTAGCGCCTGGCCGCGCACCCCGAATCTGCGACGCAGTGATCGATGCTTCCCGCAGTGCATATCGTGGGCGCGCCAGGCACGCTCGCTTTGCGCCCGTGGCTCGGGCAATTGCGCAAATGGTTCGGGCGCAGGCTCCGATCGGGGTCTCCGGATGGCGTGCAATGCCCGACGCAACCGGGCGGCGGTTGTGCGGGAATCCCAACCCGGCATCGCCGGCCTCTACCTCCGGGCGCACCCACGAGCTACTGCCGAGCTGTGAGGCGGGGCCTGCCTGGCCAGGGCCGGGCAGACCGCCGCCTCGGTTGTGGCTTGGGCTCGCCGCCCGCTTACCCGCCGCGGGTCGAGCCACTCCGGTGCCGGCGCACAGTCAGCCGGAGGCCGCCTGTGCGGCAGCCGGATCGTCCTGCATCCGCCCGAACTGGTTGCCCTCGATATCCTGGCAGTAGGCCAGCCAGCCAACGCCCGGGACGGCGGATTTGAGATGCACAATCCTGGCGCCGCAGGCGACGACCTTCTTTAGGTAGGCATCAAGGGAGTCGACGCTGAGGGTGTTTTGAGTCCCCCAGCCGGGTTCGCTGCGTCGGCCCAGCCCACCATCGATGCCTGGCTATGAAGCGGGGCCGGTCGTGATCAGCCAGTATTCCAGCGGCCCCTCCGATTTGTGGATCCCCGGCCAAACGTCTGCTCGTAGAACGCGACCGCGCGTTTCGGTTCGTCGGCCGAACTCTCGAGATGGACTACTCGTGGCATGGCCGCCTCCCTCTGGCTGCCGGATGAAAGTTGTCAGCCGATCACCGGATGTTGGCCATCTCATCCCCCCCGGCCGGGAGTCTGTCGGCCGGGAGGCCAGACAACGGCCGGTTGGTAGCCTGTTCACGACCTATGGCATCCGGTGGCGCACAGTGAGCTTGCGGCGCCCCCGGCGGAGGTTGGGATGCACCGGGGGTGGTGGAGAGCGGCCGAGGATCAGTCGGCGGGCGTGGTACCGCCCGGCTATGGGGGTGGGGCGCTCGGCGTTCGATAATCGAGCCGACGATGACCCGCCCCGATGCCCGAGCCGGTGAAGTCCGCCCCAAACGCCGTAAGAGGCGCAAGCCCGCAGGCTGCACTATCGCCGCGCTCGGTCTGGCACTTGCCGGCCTAGTCTGCGTCTCCACGAGTTTCGGTCTGGGTCTTGCGGTCCAGGCGGCGCCAGGATCGGCCCTCGCCCTGCCAGCGTTCGAAGGTCTGCCTGGCTTGATCCAAGATATGAAACGCTGGACCGCGCCGCCAACTGGCGCGAGCAGCCCGGCCGGGGATCCAGCCCCCACTGTCGAGGCTCTCCGGCCAACACCTCGCCCGGCCTCGGCGACTCCCTTCGTGCCTCTGGCGCCGGACACCGCGCAGCCGAGTCCCATCGCCTCCGCGACCCTCACCCAGACCCCCGCAGCCACCGCCACGGAGACATCAATCTCGACCACGGCCGTACTCGCTAGTGAGACCTCCAGCCCGGCGCCATCGGTCACTACGACTATCGCCACTGCCTTGCCGGCTACTCTCTCCCGCACACCGACCCGCACCCGGACTCCTACCCGCCGCCCTTCCCGCACGCCGACGCCTGAAGCCCCTTCGCCGACCTGGACCGCCTCGGCTACGCCCGAGGGCTGGGCAGAGACGGCCACAGCCGACGGCCCGCTGACCGCCACGATTGCGCCCCCATCGTCGACGCCGGTGTCCGGTTGCGCCGCCACTGGGAACTCCGTATACGAGAGTACGCTGCTGGCGCTGATCAATCAGGAGCGCGAGAGCCGCGGCCTGGGCGCCTACCGCTCGCAGTCGCAGCTGCAGGCGGCAGCCCGCGCCCACAGCCTCGACATGGCATGCAATGGCTTTCTTTCGCATACCGGATCCGATGGATCCAGCGTGCGGGATCGGGTGGAGCGGGAGGGTTACGACTGGTCGTGGATCGGGGAGAATATCTTCGCCACCGGAGACACATCGTTAGGCGCCCCGCAACGGGCCTTTGACTGGTGGATGAACAGCGCTCCGCACCGCGCCAACCTACTCAGCCCGAACTACACCGAGATCGGTCTTGGCTACGACTATCTGGCGGGCAGCGGGTATGGTGGGTACTTCACGGCGGTGTTCGCCAGGCCGTGAGCGCCAGGGGACCGGCAGGCCTTCATCGCCGGCCGGCGCCGGGTCCTTCCGCCGAAGGCCGACGGAAGGAGAGGCCCGGGACTAGTCGAAGAGATCGGCCAGGCGCTTGATCGCCTGAGAGATCACAGCTTCTGGTTGAAGCTGAACGATCGGAATGCCCCTCTGCTGGGCGAGAGCACACTGGTCGGCAGCTGGAGGCACCTGGCCCCGGATCTCCCAGCCGATCCGCTCCTCGATCTCTGCAGGCGCCATCGGCGAGGCGATGGGTGCCCGATTGACAACGACGAGCCCTAGGGCGGCGCCTGCGCTGGCGAGGCCGCGCACATAGTCGGCCGCCACCCTGCCGGCTTCGACTGAGTCCCGAACCGGGTCGACCAGGAGCAACACTGAATCGGATTTCTCCAGCGCCACTCGTCCGGCAGGTCCGATCGCCGGAGGCAGATCCACCAGCCGGTGGGCGGCCTTCGGGTCCAGCCCGTCCAGGATGGCGGCTGCTTGTTCGGGCTCGATCTGACGGTCTTCGACGATGTCCTCGGGAGAAGGTAGCAGTTTCAGTCCCGTAGTGTGCACGGCAAGCTGGCGCTCGACTTCCTGGGCCGTGATCGAACGGGCAGGAAGGCGCAGTAGATCGGCCAGACTCTTGCCGGAATGCACACCGATCAGCAGACCGGCGCTGCCGGGGTAGGGGCGCAGCTCGCAGGCCACGGTGGCGAGCTTGCGGAGAGCCAAGGACACCCCCAGATTGATGAGCAATGTCGTCGTGCCGCAACCGCCTTTGGCACCCAGCAAGGTCGTCATGCGCGGCGCCGCGGCCGGGGTGGCACTTCTCAGCCTTCGGGTGCGCTCCATCAGACTGGCGACGCGCGCCACGAGCTCGGCCGTCTCGACCGGCTTGACCACGTACTCATCGGCGCCGGCTTGCAGCCCGGCGATCTTGTCCGGGACCTCTCCTTTGGCGCTGAGAATCAGGATGGGAATGGTGGCAGTGTCGGGTCGAGCCCGCAATTGGGCGCAGAACTCCAGGCCGCTGACCCCCGGC
The genomic region above belongs to Anaerolineales bacterium and contains:
- a CDS encoding CAP domain-containing protein, giving the protein MKRWTAPPTGASSPAGDPAPTVEALRPTPRPASATPFVPLAPDTAQPSPIASATLTQTPAATATETSISTTAVLASETSSPAPSVTTTIATALPATLSRTPTRTRTPTRRPSRTPTPEAPSPTWTASATPEGWAETATADGPLTATIAPPSSTPVSGCAATGNSVYESTLLALINQERESRGLGAYRSQSQLQAAARAHSLDMACNGFLSHTGSDGSSVRDRVEREGYDWSWIGENIFATGDTSLGAPQRAFDWWMNSAPHRANLLSPNYTEIGLGYDYLAGSGYGGYFTAVFARP
- a CDS encoding response regulator; translated protein: MAERVLIVDDELSTLRLLGMALEREGYVISAAQDADKALVSIDAALPDLIILDVMLPGVSGLEFCAQLRARPDTATIPILILSAKGEVPDKIAGLQAGADEYVVKPVETAELVARVASLMERTRRLRSATPAAAPRMTTLLGAKGGCGTTTLLINLGVSLALRKLATVACELRPYPGSAGLLIGVHSGKSLADLLRLPARSITAQEVERQLAVHTTGLKLLPSPEDIVEDRQIEPEQAAAILDGLDPKAAHRLVDLPPAIGPAGRVALEKSDSVLLLVDPVRDSVEAGRVAADYVRGLASAGAALGLVVVNRAPIASPMAPAEIEERIGWEIRGQVPPAADQCALAQQRGIPIVQLQPEAVISQAIKRLADLFD
- a CDS encoding pyridoxamine 5'-phosphate oxidase family protein is translated as MPPLKYHSGQRSIQEEAKTTHVAANLASWVGPVGEFAQLADLALLANWQQEDLAFTILSGKPPLVQVDPHAPHRLLLPSPIGERLPALTRCGGLFIHLGQARRVRVNGELTHRPDGVELVGDETFTLCRKYMSPSEALSTGLWVGPQLREPIAIDDPWAAGVVGTADVSFLASLSPDQHPDVAHRGGPPGFLRFEPEHRSLEWTEYLGDGVFKSAGNIRATGVMTLLVPDVITGDAVELVGRGSYTNIRMERRERVDPLIQDREPYPVQGRLACSLDRAYKLHGAMAPRAPSKNGRKFTADAHVDEQAPQ